Proteins from a genomic interval of Desulfurobacterium sp. TC5-1:
- a CDS encoding tetratricopeptide repeat protein yields MRLTLGAKIKKLTISMLIILITVFPLAAHAVVNNTTPIDQYLKKIEEDISKGENIKKINEEIKRLMEIKDSSSIFYLPEINYITGEKFENVPPSSVDKIREKIIKIDIGVSTATVGIVILSIFTLIYASDRLFSSEAKRNIAVFIGTILIICGLIFQNIPFYLIFAAIAGLGLRFKEKIPFSIAMIFLLLLHTWGVGAEKGYFNYISNPENLLYVKLNRDNYAPPFLIGKAPANMVKIASIANKQALLHKIDTKKLKDLAEEVRDRKMKAILYNNLGCVAFQKGNLKKAINLFKKAEGFYPMVKTYYNLFITYSSLLQPQEAEAYSKKLEEANFSFNRTIPLIANISDIGFPKPDFSIPIYSLIAIVVGILLGLAVMNVKKAAALISINPFFSYLPGYRLYYANRYSALFLLLGAIMALEIIIGSMLCSMNL; encoded by the coding sequence ATGAGATTGACTTTGGGTGCAAAGATTAAGAAACTCACCATATCCATGCTTATTATATTAATCACAGTCTTTCCTCTGGCGGCTCATGCTGTGGTCAACAACACAACTCCCATTGACCAATATCTTAAGAAAATAGAGGAAGATATTTCCAAAGGAGAAAACATAAAAAAAATAAATGAAGAAATAAAGAGATTGATGGAGATAAAAGATTCTTCGTCAATATTCTATCTGCCAGAGATAAACTACATAACCGGAGAAAAATTTGAGAACGTTCCTCCATCTTCTGTAGATAAGATAAGAGAGAAAATCATAAAAATAGATATTGGCGTAAGTACTGCTACCGTTGGAATAGTTATTCTCTCTATTTTTACACTTATATATGCTTCAGATAGGTTGTTTTCTTCTGAAGCAAAAAGAAACATTGCTGTTTTCATTGGTACAATTTTAATAATATGTGGACTAATATTCCAAAACATTCCATTCTATTTAATATTCGCCGCAATTGCAGGGTTGGGACTTCGTTTTAAAGAAAAAATACCTTTTTCTATAGCTATGATCTTTCTCCTGCTTCTCCACACATGGGGCGTAGGTGCAGAAAAAGGATATTTTAACTACATCTCTAATCCCGAAAACCTTTTGTATGTGAAACTGAACAGGGACAACTATGCTCCCCCTTTTTTAATCGGCAAGGCACCTGCTAACATGGTCAAGATAGCTTCCATAGCGAACAAACAGGCACTGCTTCACAAAATAGACACTAAGAAACTTAAAGACCTGGCTGAAGAGGTTCGTGATAGAAAAATGAAAGCTATTTTATATAATAACTTGGGGTGTGTTGCTTTCCAGAAAGGTAACCTTAAAAAAGCCATTAATCTATTCAAAAAGGCAGAAGGATTCTATCCAATGGTTAAAACTTATTACAATCTGTTTATAACCTACTCTTCTCTGCTACAACCTCAGGAAGCGGAAGCGTATTCAAAAAAACTTGAAGAGGCAAACTTTTCTTTTAATAGAACGATTCCTCTAATAGCCAACATCAGCGACATAGGTTTTCCTAAACCTGATTTTTCTATACCTATTTATAGCTTAATCGCTATCGTTGTAGGTATCCTTTTAGGTTTAGCAGTAATGAATGTAAAAAAAGCAGCAGCCCTTATCAGTATAAATCCATTTTTCAGTTATCTTCCAGGGTACAGACTGTACTATGCAAACAGATACAGTGCTCTGTTCCTGCTGTTGGGAGCCATCATGGCTCTTGAAATCATCATAGGGAGCATGCTATGCTCAATGAACCTGTAA
- a CDS encoding DUF6394 family protein produces the protein MDWSKVWTSFFVMMSLTTTVGFIYDGDPYALIASVTFNLIATLLKLGSKKTLSAELLSTSLAADLHLIPALIFYEIGTRMSLVKAMAWGGLVANIFSVVLIIIETVIETREDNWL, from the coding sequence ATGGATTGGAGTAAAGTTTGGACTTCTTTCTTTGTAATGATGTCACTTACAACAACTGTAGGATTCATATACGATGGTGATCCCTACGCACTCATAGCATCTGTAACCTTCAATTTAATAGCAACCCTTCTAAAACTTGGAAGCAAAAAAACGTTGAGTGCCGAACTTCTATCGACGAGTCTGGCAGCTGACCTCCACTTAATTCCGGCACTTATATTTTACGAAATAGGAACAAGGATGAGCCTTGTAAAAGCAATGGCATGGGGTGGATTGGTTGCAAATATATTCTCCGTTGTCCTCATAATCATTGAAACAGTCATAGAAACGAGAGAAGATAACTGGTTATAA
- a CDS encoding potassium channel protein, producing the protein MKKIEKRMPSEFGEDRILEIVMKFRPPLIIALITIMVSTIGYMLISHVRLLKAFYMTILTVTTIGYGEMWNMTAKGRIFNILVMTFGVGSVMGYSIAVLINIVTSGEVKKIVRFRKMVSDINNLKNHYLIFGLNDYVVHLTREFNGKGIPYVVISNSENIEDFAKKNDIKFYLNLDPSNENTIYLANIERAVGAIVAETEDYKNLAITLTVKNVAKKLKIRNFFIFSIINNENFKEKLKLVGADYVETIPEITSRRIASLAEKPPIFGERSFLEELLFGEETFIDIEELLITPESPVCGKTLRELNLKKQFGVTVIAIKKEDGSVVYLPDEATVLEPGDILAVVAPKKNLKKAVKIFVKSGVLSRGVLLKKKLKEREDGLE; encoded by the coding sequence TTGAAAAAGATAGAAAAAAGAATGCCTTCAGAATTTGGAGAGGATAGAATCCTCGAGATAGTCATGAAATTTAGGCCTCCTCTTATTATTGCACTAATAACTATAATGGTTTCCACCATCGGATATATGCTCATCTCTCATGTCAGACTTTTAAAGGCTTTCTACATGACTATCCTGACCGTCACGACCATAGGTTACGGCGAAATGTGGAATATGACAGCAAAGGGAAGAATTTTCAACATATTGGTAATGACTTTCGGCGTTGGAAGCGTAATGGGTTATTCCATAGCCGTTCTAATAAACATAGTCACATCAGGCGAAGTAAAAAAAATCGTGAGGTTTAGAAAGATGGTTTCGGACATAAATAACTTGAAAAACCACTATTTAATATTTGGACTAAACGACTATGTTGTTCATCTTACAAGAGAATTTAACGGAAAAGGTATTCCATATGTCGTAATCAGTAACTCCGAAAATATTGAAGATTTTGCAAAGAAAAACGACATCAAATTTTACCTCAATCTTGATCCTTCAAATGAAAATACCATCTATCTCGCCAATATAGAAAGAGCAGTTGGCGCGATTGTAGCGGAAACTGAGGATTACAAAAATCTCGCCATAACTCTTACTGTTAAAAATGTTGCTAAGAAGTTAAAAATCAGAAATTTTTTCATATTCTCTATAATCAACAATGAAAACTTTAAAGAGAAGCTTAAACTCGTTGGTGCAGACTATGTTGAAACAATACCAGAAATCACCTCAAGACGGATAGCCTCATTAGCAGAAAAACCACCAATATTTGGCGAAAGATCGTTTTTAGAAGAGCTCCTTTTTGGAGAAGAAACCTTTATAGATATTGAAGAGCTATTAATTACACCCGAATCACCAGTATGTGGTAAAACATTGAGGGAACTTAATCTTAAAAAGCAGTTTGGAGTAACGGTAATAGCAATAAAAAAAGAAGACGGAAGCGTTGTGTATCTTCCTGACGAAGCAACCGTCCTGGAACCCGGTGATATATTAGCCGTTGTGGCACCCAAAAAGAATCTTAAAAAAGCTGTAAAAATATTTGTTAAGAGTGGCGTTCTTTCAAGAGGCGTTTTATTAAAGAAAAAGCTGAAGGAGAGGGAAGATGGATTGGAGTAA
- a CDS encoding P-II family nitrogen regulator: protein MKKIEAIIKPFKLEEVKDALTDIGVHGLTVTEVKGFGRQKGHTELYRGAEYVVDFIPKIKIEIVVSDDMAEKVIETIVNTARTGRIGDGKVFVIPVEDIVRIRTGEKGDAAV, encoded by the coding sequence ATGAAGAAGATAGAAGCTATCATCAAGCCTTTCAAACTGGAGGAGGTTAAGGACGCTCTAACAGACATCGGCGTTCATGGTCTTACCGTTACAGAAGTAAAAGGTTTCGGAAGGCAGAAGGGACATACTGAACTTTACAGAGGTGCCGAGTACGTGGTAGATTTCATACCTAAAATAAAAATCGAAATCGTTGTTTCTGACGACATGGCAGAAAAGGTTATAGAGACTATCGTTAATACTGCCAGAACAGGAAGAATTGGTGATGGTAAGGTATTTGTAATTCCTGTTGAGGACATTGTTAGAATAAGAACAGGTGAAAAAGGAGATGCAGCTGTTTGA
- the glnA gene encoding type I glutamate--ammonia ligase yields the protein MKPSNAKEVVELIQREGVKFVDLRFSDMFGTWHHVTFPAHEISEESFEQGLFFDGSSIRQWQPINASDMMFKLDPTSAVIDPLSEVPTLVVIADIVDPVTKEPYEKDPRNIAKKALEYLKSTGIGDTVYCGPEPEFFIFDDVRFDAGTNYSFAFVDSEEGWWRTGEEEGPNLGHKVKPKGGYFPVPPVDALDHIRKMMALKMEEAGLVVECLHHEVATGGQCEIDFRFGDLITAADNIMWAKYIVKNVAKMFGKTATFMPKPLFGDNGTGMHTHMSIWKDGENLFDGDSYAGLSETALYFIGGIIKHAKAVCAFTNPTVNSYKRLVPGFEAPVNLCYSARNRSASIRVPVVTNPKAKRIEVRFPDNSGAPYLAFTALLMAGLDGIENKIHPGEPVDKNLYDLPPEELKDIPTVPGSLAEAIDALEKDYEFLTKGGVMTEKFLEDYIEYKRTEEIDPVRLRPTPMEFLLYYDV from the coding sequence ATGAAGCCAAGTAACGCTAAGGAAGTTGTAGAGCTTATCCAGAGGGAAGGGGTTAAGTTCGTTGACCTCAGATTTTCTGACATGTTCGGCACATGGCACCATGTAACATTTCCAGCCCATGAGATTTCCGAAGAGTCTTTTGAGCAGGGACTTTTCTTTGACGGTTCTTCAATCAGACAGTGGCAGCCAATTAATGCAAGTGACATGATGTTCAAGCTTGATCCAACCTCAGCTGTCATCGATCCTCTTTCTGAGGTTCCCACACTTGTCGTAATTGCTGACATTGTTGATCCTGTTACAAAAGAGCCTTACGAGAAGGACCCAAGAAACATTGCGAAAAAAGCACTCGAGTACCTTAAGTCAACGGGGATCGGTGATACCGTTTACTGTGGTCCTGAGCCTGAATTTTTCATTTTTGATGATGTAAGGTTTGATGCTGGAACAAACTACAGCTTTGCCTTTGTAGATTCTGAAGAAGGTTGGTGGAGAACAGGGGAAGAAGAGGGACCGAACCTTGGTCATAAAGTTAAGCCAAAAGGTGGTTACTTCCCTGTTCCACCGGTAGATGCTCTTGACCATATAAGAAAGATGATGGCTCTTAAAATGGAAGAGGCTGGCTTAGTTGTTGAGTGCCTCCACCACGAAGTTGCTACAGGCGGTCAGTGCGAAATTGACTTTAGATTTGGAGATCTTATAACAGCTGCTGACAACATCATGTGGGCTAAGTACATCGTTAAAAATGTTGCTAAGATGTTTGGAAAGACTGCAACATTTATGCCCAAGCCACTTTTTGGCGATAACGGAACAGGTATGCACACTCACATGTCTATATGGAAAGATGGTGAGAACCTCTTTGATGGTGACAGCTATGCCGGACTTTCTGAAACAGCTCTCTACTTCATCGGTGGTATTATAAAGCACGCCAAGGCAGTTTGTGCATTTACAAACCCAACAGTAAACTCTTACAAGAGACTTGTTCCTGGATTTGAGGCGCCTGTTAACCTCTGCTACTCAGCAAGAAACAGATCTGCTTCTATCAGGGTTCCCGTTGTAACAAATCCTAAGGCCAAGAGAATTGAAGTAAGATTCCCTGACAACTCAGGTGCTCCTTACCTTGCATTCACGGCACTTCTCATGGCAGGTCTTGATGGTATTGAGAACAAGATTCACCCAGGCGAGCCCGTTGATAAAAACCTCTACGATCTTCCACCGGAGGAACTCAAAGACATTCCAACAGTTCCCGGTTCTCTTGCAGAAGCGATTGATGCCCTTGAGAAG